The genomic DNA CTTTGTGGTTTAGGAAATTCTGTAAATAATTTGAATCTGTTTATTCACAAATTATATGTGTGATGGCAGTCTCTACTCTAGCAAGTAAGGGCCAACTGTTTTAATACccttataaaatacatacacaggTATGCAAATCAGCTGTAAAAGCATATTCAGAATGCTGTATCATTTATGCCAATGATGACTATCTTGGTTTGATGCGTCTTTGCGTGGGGAAAGCAGTGCTGGGGGCTGAACCCAAGGGCATTAGCTTggtaggcaggtgctctaccatgagctacattcccagcccctaaGCCAATGGTCTACTTCAACAAAATGTCTGTAATTAGAAGCAGCTGATGAAATAAATGTAAGGTGTGACATGATACCCTTCTCATAAGCCGTGCTGTACAGAGAGCAAGCTTGTAGGGAACATCAGCAAGCTCCTTCCTCACTCTTTACTACAGGGTTCTCATTAGGGTTGGGCCAGAAGTTAGCATTTCTAAATATTTCAGCAAAGTCTACAAAATCGagggtgggtttgtttgttttgttgtttttagtgtttAAGAATGTCCAATGCTGCCTTTCTGGTGTAATTGAGAAGTGTTATTCATCAGAATGTTCTAATAACACAATACAGTAGCAGATCTATATACTTGATCAGATGTCACAGCAATGAGGGGAGGATTATCATGTCACCCTTAGAGAATGAGAGATGGATGGATCATCATGTCATCCTTAGCGTTTCTACTGCCTATTTCCTATAGTTTGTTCACCAATGTGAATAAAATGGATTTTTATGAAAGAATAGTACTTGATTGCCAGGACCTCTTTTGGGCATTTCTAAGTGGAATACACACAGATACGAGAATGGGGGAGGTAATTAATACAGGGAAGCTACTACTCTTTCCAGCTCAGAAGGAGTTGATGAAGCCCATGTATGCATTCAAGAAGCCCATGGGATCCTCTAGCTGTGGGTAGTGGCTAATGTGGTCATCCAGAATCGACACTGTGGACCGCGGCAGCGTTTTCCTAGTGGAAGAGAATAGCATGGAGGTGAACTTAAGGCTGGAGGATGAGAGGATATAAGCCATGGGAAGCCCCATAAATGCCCCTGTAGACATACCACATTGGAAGAAGCCAACAAAGAGCTTATTAATCTCCTACTTGGGAACTATACCTTAGCCAGATAAACTTGCCAGTTCCACTTAGACTGGTTTCAATTGTTCAGAACACAACAGACAACATCTTGCAAATACAACACGTCTGTAACAGTCCTCAAAACATGACTTTCAGCTCCTTAGAGAAGCATCAACAGGTGGCTCACTCAGCAACTCACTGCCCAAGCAAAGATAAACAAAGAACCTTCCTTAATCTCATGAGGAGgttgtttaaaattttaaccaaGCTGTTGATTGCCAGATTGTATCTACTGGGGCACATGAAGGTATGGAACACTCTTACATGGTAGTCAAGACTTCATATTCCAGCACCTTCTGAATAAGTACCCTGAGGGAGCAACAACCAATGAGAAAGCATTTTTCATAGTTAGCTGTTCATAACTGCTCAATAAAGTCTGCTCAGTTGAGGTCAGTGAACTGGCTTTACAGTCAGACTAACACATTTCTTACGACGTTTGGTTCACGTGAagtttttcccctttcctttctaccAAGGAATATGATAACCATAGAGCACAGTGAGAACAGGATGTACGAATCCAGAGAGTCTGTAACCACATCTCTTGGATCTTTCCACTTTGAGAATAAGAGTTCTGATCCCTAACTGGTCTAGCTATTGTATGTTTCCAGTGAGGTCAGAGGCAATAGCTAGTGCCAACAACGCTGTCAGGATGAAATACTAAGAGAAGGAAGGCCTCTGAGGAGGACTCACCTGTACAGCTCCAGAAACTCTGGGTAGGGGTTTATAGGATCCAATGGCCCATAGATAAAGTGAActaggaaagagaagaggaaggaatttCTAATAGCTCACAGCTATGCTTCCTGTTGCTACCCTAAAATTAACCTCCCtccctttatttaaaaaagaaattctgtgaataaaaatttttatgaaagaaaacattcttaTTAGGTGAGCTATAAAGACCATCTAGAACAAGCCAGTCAGGCTTCTACATAGACCTGTGTGGTCCCTTCGTGCTCTTCTGTACCCTGAATCCAAAGGAGTAAGCTCACTTTGAAGACCTGCCTTCTACAAATGTAGGTAGAATCATCATTCTTTGAAGTTCCCTCTGTTGGGACTGACCTCTGACATCTTGATCACTAGCATGTGAGGCACGAGGACAGAGCACTGACTTGTGACCTTTGTTAATGACCTTGCTAGCTTTCTGTCCCAAGAGTTCCATATTTACAATGGCAGGCAAGCCATACTAGCTCCATCTGTACTGGAGCCCATGAGTGGTAATTATGTTAAGTCACTATTTATTTCCCAAGGGTCCCTGTCAAGAAGTGACAGAAAACTACACAGATACTCACTGGGGATGCTCACAGAAGTAAGTGCTCCCACCCAGCGTCTTCTGAATTTCTTTCGTTGATTGATGTACTGTAAAAGACTACAGCACAAGTGAGTCAGCAGGAGCAGAGCAAGAACTATTTCTTATCAGTGCAATTTCAAgtccacagagccacagaaaagcatCTTCATGTAGAAGCCTCAGGTCCCAGGAATGGCCTATTTCATCCCTTTATGTTAACTAGTGTGTGGACACAACACTGACTATCAACATAAGCACTAATGGTTCTTTGCATTTATTAAGCAGGGAATGAGATCTTTAGAAGATTACAGTTGGCTTGGAGTGTATATGACTTAAAACCTGGGTCTAAGAATCCAGTTTTGACTCTACTACTACTCACCAGTTCTGTGAGTTCTTTCTGTGAAACTAAGATCAAACTACAGAATCTCTGAGTTGATAGCCACCTCTAAAAATGCAAGTGTAGAAGTTTATGGGATCAGGGCTTTATCACTGTACTTCAAATGACCATGGAGTGGAGAACTCTTCCTGTAATGGAAGATGCCAACAACCACACTGCAGCCCGTGCGGCATTCTGACTGCTCTCCCTAACTCCAGGGCAGTTAGTAAGGCAAACTatgagaataatttttttaaaagaaaggcatgtttgtttttccatttgataTCTGTGGGTTAGACTAGGGAAGGAGGAATGCCTCTCATACAGAGTTCACAGCAAAGCCAGCAGTTAGAACACTGGGAGTCACAGACCTAGCTGGCGAAAGGTAAGGCCTCATCTCAAGGAAGGATGCATATATTCAATCTCCCTCTCCAAGGGAACAGCTACAGCCTCACCTAAGCCAGAGCTTTGCTCCTCAAGCTCTGTTGCTGTTGGAGAAACAGACAAAGGAAGAGCTGTGTATTTAAGAGAGACGTTAGGCTCCTTTCAAAGCTAGGACTGCAACATTgtgaaacattttaatattaacCAAAAGTCTAAAGAAGGATATTATGCCAAAGTCACTGAGTCTTTCCATGTAAATGAGCACTAAGATTTGCAACTATTTATCTATACTTTGTGCCCAAATGCTTTAGGAGTAAGGCTCACCCTGTGCTTGATTTCTTTGTTGGGAAACAGACCTGGACTGTTTCAAGTTTGTCTCATCATCCCTAGGCAGCCTTCTTGTGACAGGGAGTAAGCCAGCAAGGAGCAGGACATGATCCTACACCTGCCCTGCACTCCAAGAGCTGCATTGGGGCCCAGAGCAAGGCTCCTGTCTTACCTGTCGATGACCAAGTTCCCGTCGTTGTTGCGGATCCCAGCCCACATGTCCCACAGCTCACTCTCACTGGGTCGAGTATACGGGCCGAAGACTGGAGTAAGACTGCAAGAGTACAAATGCAGAGGGTAAGACAGTGTGGGCGGAGTCGGAGCACCACACAGAACTGGGGTCTCAGAAGGCCATGCTGTCTGACACTTTGTAGATTCAGAAATTCTTTCTAGAAAATCTCCACGCCCAGGCTTGCCTTGGTCCAAGGCTATAAAGCAGCAAGTTTCACTACACTGTTCTCAGCTCATAGACTTCGATGATGACTTACCCTCGAGAGAACACAAAGAAGTTCATGAGCCTTGTAAGGATCGGTGAAAGCACACCTCCATCTTTGAGGAGCTGCAGATAAGAAGTGAAAGGAAAAATCAAGGATCCAGAAAAGGCTGACAACAGATAAAAATGGAACTTAGACAATagcttcttcttttaaaaaaaaaaaaaaaaagtataatccCTAAATGTAACTGAAATTAAGTTTAGCCTAGGATCTCAACTTATTCAAATATCATACTTAGGGCACAGATCTTCATATAGTTGTGTTTCTCTAAATATTCATCTCTTATTTCTCATAAGTATTTGGTTTTATATAGGAGAGCCTGCTTTATTTGACTAAGGAGGGAAAAATTCATTTGATTAAAGAAGATTTCAGGGTCATCACTGCAGGTATGGCCCTTAAAAGGTCCcaggtttgtttgattttaatgtCACAGACATCTGAACTGAGGAGCTATGCAATGAAGCTGCCAACCTTTTGGAGGAGGAGAGGCCGGTGGGTTTCAGGAAAGATACCTGTGGAAAGAGAGATTTCTTAGTCACTTACCGACAACTCTAAGTTAACAGCGCAACTGTTACCAGAAACTAATTACCTGTCAGCCCTATGTACTGCATGACACCACATATATGTGTATCAGGCTGAGGCATGACTCTACTGCTGATTTCTAAAGATTCTGTTAACAGTCAAATTATAGCACACTGGAACTACTTTCCTCGTTTCAAAGGGACAAAATGCATAAAGTAATTCATGTGCTCTTCCATAATGCATTGATGCTGGGGCCTAAACTCCCTTCAGCATCTCCAATGCTCGGAATACACAGTGGTGTTAATGAACTAGactgcaaacacatacacatgtatgtctgtttttCAGTCAGTAGGTTCTAGtaaaagaaaatggcttcttttcttttgcacTGATTAAAAGGACAGACCCACTATTCTTCCAAGCCACCATTAAGACATTCAAAGTGGGGGCATTTGGGCATTTCTGGATTAATGAACTCCTCAAtaacagacagaaaaataaattccaattAACACATTCCCAGATGACACCTGGCACTACCACCAAAGAAGAGTTTACTAATGCAGCTTATCAGCCAGATCAACGAAATCACATTTGTAGtagaccttttttgtttgttttgtttttgttttgggggcaaggtttctctgtgtagccctagctgtcctgtaactcattacatagatcaggctggccttgaactcaagagatcctccgcctctgccacccaagtgctgggattgaagacatgtggcttccttttattttccGTATGTTTGAAGACATATTCCATAAATGCCATCAACTATCAAAACTATTCATGGCACAACTAAGGTAAGAGATGCCCTATGtcttgtagggggaaatgctggccacacccacttgggggctggcacaggtgatgctgtcCACACCCACTTGagagctggcacaggtgacactgaccacgcacacttgggcatggtcaaaGTGACTTAGCAAAGCTTTAAATATCAGGGGCCCATGCATgcggctctcttttccctctcccgcctggctgaacaggactggctccgtcacatgagtacttcctaataaaccatctgttttcaaactagttctgactccttgCTATCCACTTTAATGTCTAGTATCTGTTTATAATGTCAGATTACCATTTAGATGTCTTTATGACTTAAAAAGGAGGCTTCTTAGGCTACACCCCACTTTCTACCTACCACCAAGGCAATTACCTCCATTTGACAGACAGAGACTCTTTATGGTAAGCCGTCCAGATCGATTCTGCTTGTACCTGTACAGGGAAAGAAGGAACACACATGTACCTGAACGACTGGCATCCATGCAGGGGACTGTGGACAACCTCCAAAGGTTTGAAGATCCCCAAACAATTCAGTTTACTGTCATCTTAAGCTCCTGACCCCTGTGTTGAGGACAGATGTCTGGTCTCACTGACCTGTACAACAGCTCCTGAGCAACAATATCTCCATAGTCGTGAGACAACAGGTTGATTCTGCGGTTCTGTAGTCCCAGGTGCCGCAGAAGAGACTCTACGATGCTGGCCTGCTCAAATATGGAATACTGATGTGGtcgctaaagaaagaaaagccagagaCACAGCATGAGGTCACCAGAGCCTGATCTGCATTCATACCCATCCCGCCTGTCACTGGGGCCCACCAAGCTACTGCTTACCGGTTTGTCACTGAAGCCAAAGCCTAAGAAATCAAGGGCAATCACTCGCTGAAACCTCAGGGTCAGACCTTCCCAGATCTGTAAGAAAGCAAGAATGATGTACAGTCTGCCCACATACACCACTGTCCTgcccacagcaacacacacacacacacacacacacacacacacacacacacacacacacacacacacacacacacacacacacacgcaaacacaagATTCATGCCTGTATGTCAGCTTGGATAAAGTGAAAAATCTCATGAAACCATCACAGGCCTGGGTGATCCCCTGGGAAAGGGTGTAAGGTCTAGCTTTTAGTATATTGAGAGCATAACGCCAGCCTTTAACTTGGCAATGGTCCTTTCTGAATGACCAATTTTTTTTACTCCCTTATAGCACATGAAAAGCAAGTTTACACTTAATGAGATTTTATCAAGCAGTTCAAATATGCAAGAGTCTTCTAGggctgaccaaaaaaaaaaacccataaaattcTAGAGTTTGAGTATTTCTTAGGACATAGCCAGACCTAGTAACCAAACTTCATTACCTTGTACCAATCGTAGCTGGATGTCGGAAAGCCATGTAAAAGCACAACTATCTCGGGGCTTCCAACCACGCCCAGGGAGtctagaaggagaaggaggagaaatcaGGCAAATTCCCTGCCAAGTAGCAACCAAGACACCAAAATCTAATTCAGTAAAAAGGATCAGACCAAATTAATGACATTAAAGTGCTACTCTTTAAAATGCAAGTATACAATACTTTAGATGAGGGACTTTCTCTTAACCTGTACTTTAAATTGTAAATGGCACACTTTACATGAAAATTCTCAAAACAGTTTGCTTAttatcatttaaatgtttttagagAGATAATCCCATATTTTAgttattaatattaaaatgtaaattatttttcatttagtaaAAAGTAAACcagttaataaaaaataaaaccaattaaaaTGTTATAATCACAACAAACTAAAAGATTTTTTATACCTTATCACTACTTTATCACATTTCTCTATGATCTGACATTTCTTACCACTGGGAGCAACTGAGTTTATGATACTTGTCCAGTACTAGTAGATGATAACAAACTTACAAAATTGTATCAGTTACAAAAAAACAGGCTATTAGTGGCACAAACTTTTTTCTATATGTGATATCAAATTATTCAAACAATAGAATACCTTGCCACAGTACTGGATTTTAAATTAATACTGCCAGTGGTGTAAAATTTTGGTAATACGTTttcaaaaaacatttaattagaagCAGTTAAAAATAGCATGTACTGAAGAATCTACACAAATAATATGTAACACTAAATACTCATTCTGGGAAAGCGCCAACAAGCCAACATTAAGAAAATCTCATACTTACTTGACTGTGTATAGCAAATGAGAGGAGGTCAGGAGCAATAATGAAAAACGGTTTacgaaaaacaaacatttttcgtTATTGCTCTTGACCCCCGCCCAAAAGAAATCTTTTCCAATCTGtttctcagtttcttcacctaGAAAATGAGATTAATGGCACCTATCTCCAAGTGCTGTTgtaaaaaattaagtgaaaaatgaagataatgaaGGTAAAACTTTAACAATGCCTTGAATATCATTAAGTAACAGCCATATTAATTCCCAGTAAATCTTCTCAGGGTTAGATACATATAACAAATCATGAAAAATGGTAAAATGACATAAGGGaacgggtggggtggggggaacaaAGGTATATATAGGTCTCCAAATATCATACATGTTACCTAGCACTAGGGGCGCTCTAGAGAAAACTAACGTCAAATACAAATGGGGCTGGAAGAAACTTCCTACACACGCACaattccacccccaccctcacccctggcCCCTCcctgagccccaccccacccctcgcTCTATTGCTGAGTCCCCTGCACTCAGAAAACTGAAGGGAAAATTGGTCCATTATTTCAGGTACACCTTACACAATCAGGATTACTCCCAGAGACCAAGGGACACAAAGTAAGTGCCTCAGCTGGTACCTACGTGACCTTAGGGTTCTCCAATAGTGCAGTTCTCACCTTGGTAGAAGATGCGCAGTCCCTTGTAGGTGAAGAACTTGCCGGAAGTCTTCCATGCGTGCAGAGCAGGGGAGAGCTGAGGGGGCGGGATGTGCAGGTAGGCAGCCAGCAAGGGCACAGCCAGGAGCCCCACTTGGACCCACCACTCCCTCATCCTGTGGGGAAAGCAGGCAAGGTAACATTGTACACGTCCAAAAATCAAAACGGAACATGGGTGGGAA from Cricetulus griseus strain 17A/GY chromosome 1 unlocalized genomic scaffold, alternate assembly CriGri-PICRH-1.0 chr1_0, whole genome shotgun sequence includes the following:
- the Mest gene encoding mesoderm-specific transcript homolog protein translates to MREWWVQVGLLAVPLLAAYLHIPPPQLSPALHAWKTSGKFFTYKGLRIFYQDSLGVVGSPEIVVLLHGFPTSSYDWYKIWEGLTLRFQRVIALDFLGFGFSDKPRPHQYSIFEQASIVESLLRHLGLQNRRINLLSHDYGDIVAQELLYRYKQNRSGRLTIKSLCLSNGGIFPETHRPLLLQKLLKDGGVLSPILTRLMNFFVFSRGLTPVFGPYTRPSESELWDMWAGIRNNDGNLVIDSLLQYINQRKKFRRRWVGALTSVSIPIHFIYGPLDPINPYPEFLELYRKTLPRSTVSILDDHISHYPQLEDPMGFLNAYMGFINSF